A window from Pseudopipra pipra isolate bDixPip1 chromosome 25, bDixPip1.hap1, whole genome shotgun sequence encodes these proteins:
- the MOV10 gene encoding helicase MOV-10 encodes MPRFRVAEARQWGDQFVQFLQETGREQECQRETLRSIYNLEFRGRTDTRTPNFSCTLNALRVTHRALVRGQVVQLKTVKRRVVVADQYRRPRADAQTSQPPSASGQQQQPSSTPQTPRSYAQQRAELISGKHGVEIISEYDQGNGEIRFPVERGRPRTVPVEVQNRGTQEVTLRRVQPCYQSPALSFSDEQGVTQGQSLVLHPGGRYPIQVRCLTSCNGHFPAVLVFEFTKEPNEPFSISRYVAAVAQSQLAKDLGPSAPYQPYQASLQRPVTVITEEGIPPDSSLRNELEREVPLGPYHYPKNLKDTILLGPSTSASSNWATMSSLLEAPLEADNYQQKFQLLLHLEEIQMEVDIRRYDMQDVTMVQDRGLLVLDVPGVAENRPSVLRGDHLFANLSSERDHSPLLQYKGYVHNVELDTVKLGFSPKMLSKFVKNLKFDVTFTFSRLPLQVQHRAVVLAMRRGLSSLLFPSASCHMSLFPGPFQPRWFDRKLQANEEQRRAVTHIVTGMSRPAPYLIFGPPGTGKTVTVVEAIKQVWTCFKDARILACAPSNSAADLLCQRLIPDIAPRNVYRLIASSRNYREVPADIRPCCNWDDEQSSYVYPSKEYLGRYRILVTTLVTAGRLVSANFPPGYFSHVFIDECGHAVEPESVVAIAGLLTPMDQKTNPNGGQLVLAGDPKQLGPVLTSPLAMEHGLGTSLLERLMLHNPLYQKSSEGYDPQFVTKLLWNYRSHEAILKIPNELFYDSELKACESDGLDVRNFYCNWEELPKQGFPIIFHGVCGEDQREEKSPSFFNTAEIEVLVDYLKKLLQSQGKKGCPTVSPKEIGIISPYRKQVEKIRRAITSLDPVLKRLADISQLKVGSVEEFQGQERRVILISTVRSYSAYLQFDRTFRLGFLKNPKRLNVALTRAKALLIVVGNPAVLSKDEHWNRFLTYCKEEGGYTGIPYEGEGTEQDRLVADLQGLRLNI; translated from the exons ATGCCGCGGTTCAGAGTGGCTGAGGCCAGGCAGTGGGGGGATCAGTTCGTGCAGTTCCTGCAGGAGACGGGCCGGGAGCAGGAGTGTCAGCGGGAAACTCTGCGGAGTATCTACAACCTCGAGTTCCGGGGCAG gactgacacaaGGACTCCCAACTTCTCCTGCACTTTGAATGCCCTGAGGGTGACCCATCGGGCGCTGGTGCGGGGACAGGTGGTGCAACTCAAGACG GTGAAGAGGCGCGTGGTGGTGGCAGACCAGTACCGGAGACCCAGAGCGGATGCACAGACATCACAGCCCCCCTCTGcctcagggcagcagcagcagcccagctccacTCCACAAACCCCCCGGAGCTATGCCCAGCAGCG CGCCGAGCTCATCAGCGGGAAGCACGGCGTGGAGATCATCTCGGAGTACGACCAGGGCAACGGGGAGATCCGCTTCCCGGTGGAGCGGGGCAGGCCCCGCACGGTCCCTGTGGAGGTGCAGAACCGCGGGACGCAGGAGGTGACGCTGCGGCGGGTCCAGCCATGCTACCAGTCACCGGCGCTCTCCTTCAGCGACGAGCAAGGGGTGACACAGGGGCAGTCCCTGGTGCTCCACCCGG GTGGCAGGTACCCCATCCAGGTGCGGTGCCTCACCTCCTGCAACGGGCACTTCCCCGCCGTGCTGGTGTTCGAGTTCACCAAGGAGCCCAACGAGCCCTTCAGCATCTCACGCTACGTCGCTGCCGTCGCCCAGAGCCAGCTGGCCAAGGACCTGGGGCCCTCGGCACCTTACCAGCCTTACCAGGCCAGCCTCCAGCGCCCTGTCACCGTCATCACCGAGGAAGGCATCCCCCCCGACAG CTCCCTGAGAAACGAACTGGAGAGGGAAGTCCCTCTGGGCCCCTACCACTACCCAAAGAACCTCAAGGACACGATCCTGCTCGGACCCAGCACCAGTGCCAGCTCCAACTGGGCTACCATGAG ctcGCTGCTGGAAGCACCTCTGGAGGCTGACAACTACCAGCAGAagttccagctgctgctgcacctgGAGGAGATCCAGATGGAGGTGGACATCCGGCGCTACGACATGCAGGACGTGACCATGGTGCAGGACAGGGGGCTGCTGGTCCTCGAC GTGCCCGGCGTGGCCGAGAACCGCCCGTCCGTGCTGAGGGGGGACCACCTCTTTGCCAACCTGAGCAGCGAGCGGGACCACTCCCCGCTCCTCCAGTACAAGGGCTACGTGCACAACGTGGAGCTGGATACGGTCAAGCTGGGCTTCTCCCCCAA GATGCTGAGTAAGTTTGTGAAGAACCTGAAGTTCGACGTGACCTTCACCTTCAGCCGGCTGCCTCTGCAGGTCCAGCACCGGGCTGTCGTCCTGGCCATGCGCCGCGGCTTGTccagcctcctcttcccctccgCTTCCTGCCACATGTCCCTCTTCCCAGGCCCCTTCCAGCCGCG GTGGTTCGACCGCAAACTGCAGGCGAACGAGGAGCAGCGCAGGGCCGTGACCCACATCGTGACGGGGATGTCCCGGCCGGCCCCCTACCTCATCTTCGGCCCCCCCGGCACCGGCAAGACGGTCACTGTGGTGGAGGCCATCAAGCAG GTGTGGACGTGCTTCAAGGACGCCCGGATTTTGGCCTGTGCCCCTTCCAACAGCGCCGCAGACCTGCTGTGCCAGCGCCTCATCCCAGACATCGCCCCTCGGAATGTCTACAGGCTCATCGCCAGCTCCAGGAACTACAGGGAGGTGCCTGCTGATATCAGG ccctgctgcaacTGGGACGATGAGCAGAGCAGCTACGTGTACCCGAGCAAGGAGTACCTGGGGCGCTACCGGATCCTCGTCACCACGCTGGTGACAGCAGGAAG gctggtgTCAGCCAACTTCCCCCCTGGGTATTTCTCCCACGTCTTCATCGACGAGTGTGGCCACGCGGTAGAGCCGGAGAGTGTGGTCGCCATCGCCG ggctccTGACTCCCATGGACCAGAAGACCAACCCCAACGGGGggcagctggtgctggcaggAGACCCCAAGCAGCTGGGCCCTGTCCTGACCTCCCCGCTGGCCATGGAGCACGGCTTGG GCACCTCGCTGCTGGAGAGGCTGATGCTGCACAACCCCCTGTACCAGAAGTCCAGTGAAGGATACGACCCACAGTTTGTCACCAAACTGCTCTGGAACTACAG GTCCCACGAGGCCATCCTCAAGATCCCCAACGAGCTCTTCTACGACAGCGAGCTGAAGGCGTGTGAGAGTGACGGGCTGGATGTCCGGAATTTCTATTGCAACTGGGAGGAACTTCCCAAACAA GGCTTCCCCATAATCTTCCATGGGGTTTGTGGGGAAGACCAGAGAGAGGAGAAGAGCCCCTCGTTCTTCAACACGGCCGAAATCGAGGTGCTGGTCGACTACCTcaagaagctgctgcagagccagggcaaGAAGGGCTGTCCCACTGTGTCCCCCAAGGAGATCGGCATCATCTCTCCCTACAGGAAGCAG GTGGAAAAGATTCGGAGAgccatcacctccctggaccCCGTCCTGAAGAGGCTGGCagacatcagccagctgaag GTGGGCTCCGTGGAGGAGTTCCAGGGCCAGGAGCGGCGCGTGATCCTCATCTCCACCGTGCGCAGCTACAGCGCGTACCTGCAGTTCGACAGGACCTTCAGGCTGGGCTTCCTCAAGAACCCAAAG AGGCTCAACGTGGCCCTCACCAGGGCCAAGGCTCTGCTGATCGTGGTGGGCAACCCGGCCGTGCTCAGCAAGGacgagcactggaacag GTTCCTCACGTACTGCAAGGAAGAGGGTGGCTATACAGGAATCCCCTATGAGGGtgagggcacagagcaggacagacTCGTTGCCGACCTCCAGGGGCTGAGGCTCAACATTTAA